Proteins co-encoded in one Natronorubrum daqingense genomic window:
- a CDS encoding aminotransferase class IV translates to MADRDGEATGEGEREHEHEQERERERVYHVDGDLVPADEATVSVDDRGFRYGDGAFETMRAYGGTIFEWDAHLARLERTCDALALEHGLAADDLRGRIDETLEANGLADASVRLSITRGVQPGKLTPRPEVDPTVVVYASPQPRGGLESESVWDEPATVRTVETRVIPDASIPAAAKTHNYLNGILARAELRSERDGDAGVADEALVRDLEGYVAEGTTSTLFFVCDGVLHTPSTERDVLPGITRRIVLERAAEEGLAVREGAYEVDTVRDADEAFLTNRTWELRPIATLDGRDIGGGPITDLLSRRYDERVERACYGDSSEN, encoded by the coding sequence ATGGCTGATCGAGACGGCGAGGCGACCGGTGAGGGAGAGCGCGAGCACGAACACGAGCAAGAGCGAGAACGAGAGCGCGTCTACCACGTCGACGGCGACCTCGTCCCGGCCGACGAGGCCACGGTCAGCGTCGACGACCGCGGCTTTCGCTACGGCGACGGCGCGTTCGAGACGATGCGAGCCTACGGCGGGACGATTTTCGAGTGGGACGCACACCTCGCGCGCCTCGAGCGGACCTGCGACGCGCTGGCGCTCGAGCACGGCCTCGCGGCGGACGACCTCCGAGGCCGAATCGACGAGACGCTCGAGGCGAACGGACTCGCGGACGCCTCCGTTCGACTGTCGATCACCCGCGGCGTCCAACCGGGCAAACTCACTCCCCGTCCCGAGGTCGACCCGACGGTCGTCGTCTACGCCAGTCCGCAGCCGCGGGGCGGACTCGAGAGCGAGTCGGTCTGGGACGAACCGGCGACGGTACGGACTGTCGAAACTCGCGTGATACCCGACGCGTCGATTCCGGCCGCGGCGAAGACGCACAACTACCTCAACGGCATCCTCGCTCGCGCGGAACTCCGGTCCGAACGCGACGGCGACGCCGGCGTCGCCGACGAAGCGCTCGTCCGCGACCTCGAGGGGTACGTCGCGGAGGGGACGACGAGCACCCTCTTTTTCGTTTGTGACGGCGTGCTTCACACCCCGAGTACGGAGCGAGACGTCCTGCCCGGCATCACTCGACGTATCGTCCTCGAGCGAGCGGCCGAGGAGGGACTCGCGGTTCGAGAAGGAGCCTACGAAGTCGACACCGTCCGCGACGCCGACGAAGCGTTTTTGACGAACCGGACGTGGGAACTCAGACCGATCGCGACGCTCGACGGGCGCGATATCGGCGGTGGCCCGATTACCGACCTGCTCTCGAGGCGATACGACGAGCGCGTCGAGCGGGCGTGTTACGGCGATTCGTCCGAAAACTGA